The following proteins are co-located in the Gloeocapsa sp. PCC 7428 genome:
- a CDS encoding universal stress protein produces MFKTVLFPIDQSRDAREAAEVVADVVKKYDSRLVLLSVVESADSENEPGADMMASPDAVAQLLKNAQSLFTEQGIQAETIEREGKPAFVICDVADEIEANLIIMGCRGLGLTEEGASDSVTNRVINLSPCPVLIVP; encoded by the coding sequence ATGTTTAAGACTGTTTTATTTCCGATCGATCAAAGTCGAGATGCTAGAGAAGCGGCTGAAGTTGTTGCTGATGTCGTGAAAAAGTATGATAGTCGCTTGGTACTGCTATCAGTCGTCGAATCTGCGGATTCAGAAAATGAGCCTGGGGCGGACATGATGGCGTCACCTGACGCTGTAGCCCAACTGCTTAAGAATGCCCAATCGCTATTTACTGAACAGGGTATCCAAGCCGAAACAATCGAACGCGAGGGTAAACCTGCGTTTGTCATTTGCGACGTAGCAGACGAAATTGAGGCGAATTTAATTATTATGGGCTGTCGTGGATTGGGATTAACTGAAGAAGGTGCCAGCGATAGCGTGACGAATCGCGTGATCAATCTTTCTCCCTGTCCTGTATTGATTGTTCCTTAA
- a CDS encoding ABC transporter substrate-binding protein yields MKIQMYRLIKLFLLVIFSFLSFTACHQSGSQNVGVSSTPSECRVVQHKLGEACIPINPKRIVLLEDRFMPDALLSLGIKPIGITFSSYEGKQMHFGLSNEEIAEIEIVGDRDQPSLEKILTLKPDLILSSFEYVKQTYSQLSGIAPTVIVEIDELRISIKDNFRAIAKVLEKEKKAEEVLAQYQKRVEELRERIGDQLQDIEVSFIVHYASYGALYEKPASSAPFFQVLNDVGINIKPIFLKENKWTNFSVEVINKYDADILFILNPDNKPLSYFLQNPFISSLKAAKAQRLYAVDPTIWMPYGPLGMNKLLDELPQYLLEGT; encoded by the coding sequence ATGAAAATACAAATGTATCGATTGATTAAGCTATTTCTTTTAGTGATTTTTTCATTTCTTTCGTTCACAGCTTGTCACCAGTCAGGTTCTCAAAATGTTGGAGTTTCATCAACACCTTCTGAGTGTCGAGTTGTTCAACACAAACTTGGTGAAGCCTGTATTCCGATTAATCCAAAGCGCATTGTTTTACTAGAGGATAGATTCATGCCCGATGCTCTGCTCTCTCTTGGAATTAAACCAATAGGTATAACCTTTAGTAGTTATGAGGGAAAGCAAATGCATTTTGGATTATCTAATGAGGAAATTGCAGAAATTGAGATAGTTGGCGATAGAGATCAACCATCTCTAGAAAAAATACTGACCCTTAAGCCAGACCTAATTTTGTCGTCTTTTGAATATGTCAAACAAACTTACAGTCAATTATCAGGAATTGCGCCTACTGTAATAGTAGAAATTGATGAATTAAGAATTTCTATTAAAGACAACTTTCGAGCCATTGCTAAGGTACTAGAAAAAGAAAAGAAAGCAGAAGAAGTTCTCGCTCAATATCAAAAGCGAGTAGAAGAATTACGAGAACGCATAGGCGATCAACTGCAAGATATAGAAGTTTCTTTTATTGTTCATTATGCAAGTTATGGGGCATTGTACGAGAAGCCGGCAAGTTCTGCGCCTTTCTTTCAGGTACTGAATGATGTTGGTATAAATATCAAACCTATATTTCTCAAGGAAAATAAGTGGACTAACTTTAGTGTTGAAGTAATAAATAAATACGATGCTGATATTCTATTTATTCTCAACCCTGATAACAAACCATTATCTTATTTTTTACAAAACCCTTTCATATCTTCACTAAAAGCAGCCAAAGCTCAACGACTTTATGCAGTCGATCCAACTATATGGATGCCTTATGGTCCCTTAGGAATGAATAAGTTGCTGGATGAACTTCCTCAGTATTTGCTAGAAGGTACATAG
- a CDS encoding phenylacetate--CoA ligase family protein has product MFLSNNGKTIGKTQQALQAFQEFLTTPLATRLKRHENTSLEASTRALFQEVAANVPAYKAFLAARKINPASIQTLADYQTLPLLTKENYLRRYSLGDLCRNGQLEMCDMIAVSSGSTGKPTFWARFITDELQIATRFEQIFYDSFFADTRRTLAVVCFALGTWVGGMYTTNCCRYVAQKGYPITVVTPGNNKEEIFRVVQELGDAFEQVVLLGYPPFIKDVIDTGINRNIEWSRYQIKLVFAGEVFSEEWRSLVTQRVGAKNPCYDTAALYGTADAGVLGNETPLSICIRRFLANRPDLARRLFGESRLPTLVQYDPCDRFFEVQDGTLLFSGNNGIPLVRYHIADTGGLIPYNTMLEFLAAAGFDPVAALEEYGARGNYLLPFAYVFGRSDFTVSYFGANIYPENVTVGLEQPTIQEWVTGKFVLQVQEDADRNRYLSIVVELVPEVSDTEDKRQAIATSIHAQLLRLNSEFANYVPVEYQMPQIMLATTGDPEYFPSGVKHRYTRKN; this is encoded by the coding sequence ATGTTTTTATCAAACAACGGAAAAACTATAGGCAAAACTCAGCAAGCGTTACAAGCGTTTCAAGAGTTTCTGACAACACCGCTAGCAACACGGCTCAAACGCCATGAAAATACTTCTTTAGAAGCAAGTACCAGAGCATTATTTCAGGAAGTTGCGGCAAATGTACCCGCCTACAAAGCTTTTTTAGCTGCACGCAAAATTAATCCAGCATCGATTCAAACTTTAGCAGATTACCAAACACTACCACTGTTAACTAAAGAAAACTATCTACGGCGGTATTCGCTAGGAGATTTGTGCAGAAATGGACAACTGGAAATGTGCGATATGATTGCCGTTTCCTCAGGTTCAACCGGTAAACCGACATTTTGGGCAAGGTTTATCACAGATGAATTACAAATAGCCACTCGTTTTGAGCAAATATTCTACGATAGCTTTTTTGCCGACACGCGCCGCACCTTAGCTGTTGTCTGTTTTGCGCTGGGAACCTGGGTTGGTGGAATGTACACGACTAATTGTTGTCGTTATGTCGCCCAAAAAGGTTATCCAATTACCGTAGTTACTCCAGGCAATAATAAAGAAGAAATCTTCCGCGTTGTACAAGAACTGGGTGATGCTTTTGAACAGGTTGTTTTACTCGGATATCCACCGTTTATTAAGGATGTTATTGATACCGGAATTAACCGTAATATTGAATGGTCGCGATATCAAATAAAATTAGTGTTTGCTGGCGAAGTTTTTAGCGAAGAGTGGCGTAGTTTAGTGACACAACGCGTCGGGGCAAAAAATCCTTGCTATGATACGGCGGCGCTTTATGGTACAGCGGATGCAGGCGTTTTAGGAAATGAAACACCACTGAGTATTTGTATTCGCCGTTTTTTAGCCAATCGTCCCGATTTAGCACGTCGGTTATTCGGTGAATCGCGCCTCCCGACACTCGTACAATACGATCCTTGCGATCGCTTTTTTGAAGTCCAAGACGGTACACTGCTCTTTTCTGGCAATAACGGTATTCCCTTGGTTCGCTATCACATTGCTGATACGGGTGGGTTGATTCCGTACAATACAATGTTGGAATTTTTAGCCGCAGCAGGATTTGATCCCGTAGCAGCTTTAGAAGAGTATGGAGCAAGAGGAAATTATTTATTGCCGTTTGCATACGTTTTTGGGCGTTCTGACTTTACGGTTTCCTACTTTGGTGCGAATATTTACCCTGAGAATGTCACTGTAGGATTGGAACAGCCAACGATTCAAGAATGGGTGACGGGAAAGTTTGTGTTGCAGGTGCAAGAAGATGCGGATCGAAATCGCTACTTATCGATTGTCGTTGAGTTAGTACCAGAAGTTAGCGACACTGAAGACAAACGACAGGCGATCGCAACTTCGATTCATGCCCAACTCTTGCGTCTTAATAGCGAGTTTGCGAACTACGTTCCTGTAGAATACCAAATGCCGCAAATCATGTTAGCCACAACGGGCGATCCTGAATATTTTCCCAGCGGAGTGAAGCATCGCTATACTCGGAAAAATTAA
- the ylqF gene encoding ribosome biogenesis GTPase YlqF, with the protein MTTPSIQWYPGHIAKAEKALKEQLRLVDVVLEVRDARIPLATHHPQVKEWVGNKMRVLVLNRVDMIQPQAQRMWAQWFREQGEEPYFTNAQKGEGVIAIAKAAQAAGVAVNQRRRDRGMLPRPVRAVVIGFPNVGKSALINRLLKRKVVESAARPGVTRQLRWVRISDQLELLDAPGVIPAKLNDQQAAFKLAICDDIGDASYDNQRVAATLVDLLKSLTATAPELFPEDPLNRYKLDPTLFTGEAYIHTLAHQHYQGDVERTARSLLTDFRKGALGAISLELPPES; encoded by the coding sequence ATGACAACTCCCTCTATTCAATGGTATCCAGGTCACATTGCTAAAGCTGAAAAGGCACTTAAAGAACAGCTAAGGCTTGTCGATGTTGTGCTGGAAGTTCGTGATGCGCGAATTCCTTTAGCGACGCATCACCCGCAGGTTAAAGAGTGGGTAGGAAATAAAATGCGGGTTTTAGTCTTGAACCGCGTTGACATGATTCAACCGCAAGCGCAGCGAATGTGGGCGCAGTGGTTTCGAGAACAAGGCGAAGAACCGTATTTCACGAATGCACAAAAGGGAGAAGGTGTTATTGCAATTGCAAAAGCCGCACAAGCTGCGGGAGTAGCAGTGAACCAAAGAAGGCGCGATCGCGGAATGTTACCGCGCCCTGTACGGGCTGTTGTAATTGGTTTTCCGAATGTTGGTAAGTCAGCCCTGATTAATCGGTTATTGAAGCGTAAAGTCGTCGAAAGTGCGGCGCGTCCTGGTGTGACGCGACAGTTACGCTGGGTGCGCATTTCGGATCAACTAGAGTTATTAGATGCGCCTGGGGTGATTCCCGCAAAGTTGAACGATCAACAAGCCGCTTTTAAATTAGCGATTTGCGATGATATCGGTGATGCATCGTATGATAATCAACGTGTCGCAGCTACTTTAGTTGATTTACTCAAGTCTTTGACTGCCACTGCACCAGAATTATTTCCCGAAGATCCGCTAAATCGCTACAAACTCGATCCTACTTTGTTTACTGGTGAAGCTTATATCCACACCTTGGCACATCAACACTATCAAGGCGATGTCGAGCGCACTGCACGATCGCTATTGACAGATTTCCGCAAAGGTGCATTAGGAGCAATTTCTTTAGAGTTGCCACCAGAGTCATAA
- a CDS encoding serine/threonine-protein kinase, with the protein MMSLYCNQGHKNQNGSRFCIECGEPLWLPAGEVLEKRYRLVRQLAAGGFGRTYLAENLHRFNERCVLKEFAPQVQGDRELEKAKELFEREAGALYNLKHPQLPRFLEFFQAETKTGVNCLFLAQDYIEGDTYYDLLRSRGSFSEGEVRQFLCKLLPVLTYIHAQKVVHRDIAPDNIILRSTDQMPVLIDFGGVKQVAATVVSRFTGLGMPTLIGKQGYAPEEQMRQGKVYPNSDLYALAVTALVLLTGKEPQDLYDSYKGTWQWRKEINVSPQLEAILQKMLAYKPGDRYADAEEVLQALQTAPQKLPKLNISQLRTINVLGRKPEPTRNPPSQEIQTQLKGTQVIAASANKPIKLNLGWPRPLLMKATTVGLVGLAATSAWVFANAIMRTPSLNPIAQRSPTNTNTAARLQNVVSRRQALQIREAFFVGLVDDSFHRQHPDLNGRSLKSDAQDAALRNDWFTIAEQMLDKLEQAELSPAIRRRLGSYTEKDYTTWQKQANQGQLGNYTSDELTRQTNQKFYRLFPEERGKKLKLNTLGQIWYAIAADRVNQQKQASQ; encoded by the coding sequence ATGATGTCTCTATACTGCAATCAAGGACACAAAAATCAAAATGGTAGCCGCTTTTGCATCGAGTGTGGTGAACCACTATGGCTACCTGCGGGAGAAGTTTTAGAAAAGCGCTATCGTCTTGTACGTCAGTTAGCGGCTGGTGGCTTTGGGCGTACCTACTTAGCAGAAAACCTGCATCGCTTCAACGAGCGTTGCGTACTCAAAGAATTTGCGCCACAGGTACAAGGCGATCGCGAACTCGAAAAAGCAAAAGAATTGTTTGAGCGCGAAGCTGGGGCGTTATATAACCTCAAGCATCCGCAATTACCGCGTTTTTTGGAATTTTTTCAAGCGGAAACAAAAACTGGCGTAAATTGCTTATTCTTAGCACAAGATTACATCGAGGGAGACACCTACTACGATTTGCTGCGATCGCGCGGTTCTTTCTCGGAAGGCGAAGTTCGACAATTTTTGTGTAAATTATTGCCAGTGTTAACGTATATTCACGCACAGAAAGTTGTACACCGTGATATTGCTCCAGACAACATCATTTTGCGAAGCACCGACCAAATGCCTGTCCTGATTGATTTTGGCGGAGTCAAACAAGTTGCGGCAACTGTTGTATCTCGATTTACTGGGTTGGGAATGCCGACTTTGATAGGTAAACAAGGCTACGCCCCAGAAGAACAGATGCGCCAGGGTAAAGTATATCCCAATAGCGACTTGTACGCGCTGGCGGTGACAGCATTGGTATTGCTGACAGGTAAAGAACCACAAGACTTATACGATAGCTATAAAGGTACGTGGCAATGGCGTAAAGAAATTAACGTCAGTCCGCAGCTAGAAGCCATACTACAGAAAATGTTGGCGTATAAGCCAGGCGATCGCTATGCTGATGCTGAAGAAGTGTTACAAGCCCTACAAACAGCACCACAAAAGCTCCCAAAGCTCAATATTTCGCAGCTACGGACGATTAATGTTTTAGGACGTAAGCCAGAACCTACGCGCAATCCTCCATCACAAGAAATCCAAACGCAACTTAAAGGAACTCAAGTGATTGCTGCGAGTGCCAACAAGCCGATTAAGTTAAACTTGGGTTGGCCGCGTCCTCTGCTTATGAAAGCAACAACTGTAGGCTTAGTGGGATTAGCTGCAACCAGCGCGTGGGTCTTTGCAAATGCTATTATGCGTACGCCATCATTAAACCCAATAGCACAGCGATCGCCAACAAATACCAACACAGCAGCCAGGCTACAAAACGTCGTCAGTCGTCGCCAAGCTTTACAAATTCGAGAAGCTTTCTTTGTTGGTTTGGTTGATGATTCTTTCCATCGCCAACATCCTGACTTAAATGGACGTAGCCTGAAATCTGATGCTCAAGACGCTGCATTGCGCAACGATTGGTTTACGATCGCCGAGCAGATGCTCGATAAACTAGAACAAGCAGAACTCTCGCCAGCAATACGACGCCGCCTAGGAAGCTACACCGAAAAAGACTATACAACTTGGCAGAAGCAAGCTAATCAAGGACAGTTGGGGAACTATACCAGCGATGAATTAACTCGACAAACAAACCAAAAGTTTTATCGCCTCTTCCCTGAAGAACGCGGAAAGAAACTTAAACTTAATACATTAGGTCAAATATGGTATGCGATCGCCGCCGATCGAGTGAATCAACAAAAACAGGCTAGTCAATAA
- the pgk gene encoding phosphoglycerate kinase, with protein sequence MSKKTLANLSASDLSGKRALVRVDFNVPLDDQGNITDDTRIRAALPTIQDLMQKGAKVILASHFGRPKGVDDKLRLTPVAKRLSELLGQEVIKCDDCIGDEVASKVSGMQNGQVLLLENVRFHKEEEKNDPEFAKQLAANADVYVNDAFGTAHRAHASTEGVTHYLSPSVAGYLIEKELQYLQSAIENPQRPLAAIIGGSKVSSKIGVIETLLEKCDKLILGGGMIFTFYKARGLNVGKSLVEDDKLELAKSLEAKAKERGVQMLLPTDVVVADKFAADANAETVSVENIPDDGMGLDVGPDSVKMFQDALAECKSVIWNGPMGVFEFDKFAVGTEAIARTLADLTKQGVTTIIGGGDSVAAVEKVGVADQMSHISTGGGASLELLEGKELPGIAALDEA encoded by the coding sequence ATGTCCAAAAAAACTTTAGCAAATTTATCGGCTTCAGACTTATCGGGTAAGCGTGCATTAGTGCGGGTGGACTTTAATGTTCCATTGGATGACCAAGGGAACATCACTGATGATACTCGGATTCGCGCAGCACTGCCGACAATTCAGGATTTGATGCAAAAAGGCGCTAAGGTCATTTTAGCGAGCCACTTTGGACGTCCTAAAGGTGTCGATGACAAGCTGCGTCTGACTCCTGTTGCTAAACGCCTTTCGGAGTTACTCGGTCAAGAAGTTATCAAATGCGATGACTGTATTGGAGACGAAGTGGCAAGTAAAGTATCGGGAATGCAAAATGGTCAGGTGCTGTTGCTAGAAAACGTCCGCTTCCACAAAGAAGAGGAAAAAAATGACCCTGAATTTGCCAAACAGTTAGCAGCCAATGCGGATGTCTATGTCAACGATGCGTTTGGTACAGCCCACCGCGCTCATGCTTCAACCGAAGGTGTAACGCACTATCTTAGCCCTTCTGTCGCTGGATACTTGATTGAAAAAGAATTACAGTACTTGCAAAGCGCGATTGAAAATCCCCAACGTCCTTTAGCGGCGATTATTGGTGGTTCTAAAGTTTCTAGCAAAATTGGTGTCATCGAGACATTACTAGAAAAGTGCGACAAGCTGATTTTGGGTGGCGGGATGATTTTCACCTTCTACAAAGCCCGTGGGTTGAATGTTGGTAAATCATTAGTAGAAGATGACAAGCTAGAACTTGCCAAATCCTTAGAAGCTAAAGCAAAAGAACGCGGCGTGCAAATGCTGTTACCGACGGATGTTGTCGTTGCTGATAAATTTGCAGCAGATGCTAATGCAGAAACTGTGAGCGTGGAGAATATTCCCGATGATGGCATGGGATTAGATGTTGGTCCTGATTCTGTCAAAATGTTCCAAGATGCGCTTGCTGAGTGCAAATCGGTTATTTGGAACGGACCAATGGGCGTATTTGAGTTTGATAAGTTTGCTGTAGGAACCGAAGCGATCGCACGGACACTTGCCGATCTTACCAAACAAGGCGTCACGACAATTATCGGTGGTGGCGACTCGGTGGCAGCCGTTGAGAAAGTAGGTGTCGCCGATCAAATGAGTCACATTTCAACGGGTGGCGGCGCTAGCTTAGAGTTACTTGAAGGCAAAGAACTTCCTGGTATCGCGGCTTTGGATGAAGCTTAG
- a CDS encoding iron ABC transporter permease, translating into MTNPQNYLRGIKKFSIARTILAVVVIGTAIILTLWLSLSQGAVPLSFAELWQALLHQGDPVKQTILWDLRLPRIVAAITVGAALGMSGALLQGMLRNSLADPFILGISAGAGLVVIVMVVLRIYQAWIPLASWIGAIATSAIVFLLGRTGTGIAIERLILGGVAVSALFGAVQSTLLLLAEDGQVQVALNWLIGSLNGRGWQEVTTSGPYIAVALLGGCLLARSVNVLALGDDLAVGLGISLMRSRILIGGVASLLAASSVSISGLIGFVGLVVPHGVRLLVGTDHRVVLPLSALFGAWLLIFADLLSRLGAVELPVGSVTALLGSPLFIWLLYRRSNEIN; encoded by the coding sequence ATGACAAATCCGCAAAACTATCTGCGAGGAATCAAAAAGTTTTCGATTGCCCGCACTATTTTAGCTGTAGTGGTGATAGGCACGGCAATTATCCTCACGCTTTGGCTTTCGCTGTCGCAGGGCGCAGTTCCACTTAGTTTTGCTGAGTTATGGCAAGCACTGCTGCATCAAGGCGATCCCGTCAAGCAAACGATTCTTTGGGATTTACGTCTTCCGCGTATTGTTGCAGCAATTACTGTTGGTGCAGCGTTAGGAATGTCTGGCGCACTTCTTCAAGGTATGTTACGCAATAGTCTTGCCGATCCTTTTATTCTCGGTATTTCAGCGGGTGCAGGATTGGTTGTGATTGTGATGGTGGTGTTGCGAATTTATCAAGCCTGGATTCCCTTAGCAAGTTGGATTGGCGCGATCGCGACTTCAGCAATCGTATTTTTGCTAGGACGTACCGGAACAGGAATCGCGATTGAACGGCTGATTTTAGGGGGAGTCGCGGTGAGTGCTTTGTTTGGTGCGGTGCAAAGTACACTACTCTTACTTGCAGAAGATGGTCAAGTGCAAGTAGCTCTCAATTGGCTAATAGGCAGTTTAAACGGGAGAGGATGGCAAGAAGTCACCACATCTGGACCTTATATTGCTGTTGCTTTACTGGGAGGATGCTTGCTAGCGCGATCTGTGAATGTACTGGCGTTGGGAGACGATTTAGCCGTCGGATTGGGAATTTCTTTGATGCGATCGCGTATCCTCATCGGTGGCGTCGCGAGTTTACTTGCAGCAAGTTCTGTGAGTATCAGTGGTTTAATTGGATTTGTTGGTTTAGTTGTTCCCCACGGTGTACGCTTATTGGTCGGTACAGATCACCGCGTTGTGTTACCACTTTCTGCACTGTTTGGTGCATGGTTACTCATCTTTGCCGATTTACTCTCGCGATTAGGTGCTGTTGAACTTCCCGTAGGTTCAGTAACTGCGTTACTCGGTTCGCCGCTGTTTATTTGGCTACTGTATCGCCGCTCAAATGAAATAAACTGA
- a CDS encoding XisI protein has product MDTLAQHQKLIRDLILEHTKIPYANGEVEFVTVFDDEQCRYLLMLVGREPAYGLSLTTTRRVHGCLIHVDIIDGQFWIQRDGTEKGIAADLIKAGISKEQIIMAFRSEDLRHSELSIA; this is encoded by the coding sequence ATGGATACGCTAGCCCAACACCAAAAATTGATCCGAGATCTCATTCTAGAACATACAAAAATTCCCTATGCCAATGGGGAGGTTGAGTTTGTCACTGTTTTCGACGATGAGCAATGCCGCTATCTATTGATGCTGGTGGGTCGGGAACCTGCATATGGACTGTCATTGACTACAACGCGGCGGGTACATGGTTGCTTGATTCATGTGGATATTATTGATGGTCAGTTTTGGATACAGCGAGATGGCACAGAGAAGGGTATTGCCGCAGATTTGATCAAAGCTGGCATTTCAAAAGAACAAATTATTATGGCTTTTCGTTCTGAGGATTTGAGACATTCAGAGTTGTCAATAGCATAA
- a CDS encoding serine/threonine-protein kinase, producing MMYCSKGHENPNRSRYCLECGEKLVEANNTQPGIIGDRYRIIRQLGQGGFGRTYLAEDLNRFNELCVLKEFAPQVQGTYALQKGQQLFQREAGVLYKLQHPQIPNFRELFQANLEGKGHLLLVQDYVAGASYRQLLNTRKQQGLQFNETEVTQLLQQILPVLDYIHSLGVIHRDISPDNIILRDTDYLPVLIDFGGVKQVAASIVSQFSPADPHATVLPVTRVGKIGYAPPEQIFSGVVSPQSDLYALAATALVLLTGKEPQDLIDEQTLEWNWQREINLNPNLANVLDKMLMPRASDRYPSARQVLQALNRNVAKPPTVQVPTTIVSKPPVTNTVPATWQLQPASVSYAHTNSFGLGKVFVVGILLSATAGLSWWGTRLWLQSRTASTPEPIQTSIPVATPTPTPQYSTAEQNRKNQLRDRRQQLGISDSFYNALVNQLFWEERPEQQGKALSSSPADAALRSEWDSIAAEVLNKLQALSPEARQQLGKYRTADRDRWKAAVNKLNLSSRALYDLADATFFNLFPQYKGRNFINQPIGQVWHGIATDKLQRLVSGSGYERIAFAQGNTIQQVRGNLQPGEGKAYIAQLTKDQLMQLNLEADPRVLISAYSPTGSTVLLEDSSDRTWSGKLPETGYYEFVVVSTASAPLDYLFQVIAD from the coding sequence ATGATGTACTGCTCCAAAGGACACGAAAATCCAAATCGCAGTCGCTATTGTCTTGAGTGCGGCGAAAAGCTAGTGGAAGCAAACAACACACAACCAGGAATTATTGGCGATCGCTATCGCATTATCCGCCAATTAGGGCAAGGTGGCTTCGGACGTACTTATCTCGCAGAAGATCTTAATCGCTTCAATGAACTGTGTGTTTTAAAAGAATTTGCGCCCCAAGTACAAGGTACTTATGCTTTACAAAAAGGGCAACAACTATTTCAACGCGAAGCCGGAGTTCTCTACAAATTACAACATCCACAAATTCCTAACTTTCGCGAACTTTTTCAAGCTAATTTAGAAGGTAAGGGACATTTACTTTTAGTCCAGGATTATGTTGCAGGTGCGAGCTATCGCCAACTATTAAATACTCGCAAACAGCAAGGTTTACAATTTAATGAAACTGAAGTTACACAGCTACTACAACAAATCCTGCCAGTTTTAGATTATATCCACTCACTCGGAGTTATCCACCGCGATATTTCGCCAGATAATATCATCTTGCGCGATACGGATTATCTACCTGTACTCATCGATTTTGGTGGTGTTAAACAAGTAGCCGCATCAATTGTTTCTCAATTTAGCCCTGCTGATCCTCACGCTACAGTGTTGCCTGTTACTCGCGTCGGTAAAATTGGATATGCACCGCCGGAACAGATCTTTTCTGGAGTTGTCTCACCCCAAAGTGATTTGTATGCTTTAGCCGCAACCGCACTCGTATTATTGACAGGTAAAGAACCACAAGATTTAATCGACGAGCAAACATTAGAGTGGAACTGGCAGCGCGAAATTAATCTTAACCCTAACTTAGCGAATGTCTTGGATAAAATGCTCATGCCCAGAGCAAGCGATCGCTATCCATCTGCACGCCAAGTTTTGCAAGCCCTCAATCGCAATGTAGCCAAACCACCCACAGTACAAGTACCAACAACAATTGTTTCAAAGCCTCCAGTCACCAACACTGTTCCGGCGACATGGCAATTACAGCCTGCGAGTGTGAGTTATGCGCACACGAACAGCTTTGGTTTAGGAAAAGTCTTTGTTGTCGGAATACTGTTAAGCGCGACAGCAGGATTAAGTTGGTGGGGAACAAGATTATGGTTACAATCTCGCACTGCAAGTACCCCAGAACCAATACAAACCAGTATTCCCGTAGCAACACCGACACCTACACCGCAATACTCCACCGCCGAACAAAACCGCAAAAACCAATTACGCGATCGCCGTCAACAACTGGGAATTAGTGATAGTTTTTACAATGCTTTAGTCAATCAGTTATTTTGGGAAGAACGCCCCGAACAACAAGGCAAAGCCCTCAGTAGTAGCCCTGCGGATGCAGCGTTACGCAGCGAGTGGGATAGCATTGCCGCAGAAGTCCTCAATAAACTGCAAGCATTAAGCCCCGAAGCCCGACAACAACTAGGGAAATACCGCACTGCGGATCGCGATCGCTGGAAAGCAGCCGTTAATAAACTTAACCTCAGCAGCCGTGCTTTATATGACCTCGCAGATGCTACGTTTTTTAACTTATTTCCACAATACAAAGGTAGAAATTTTATTAACCAGCCGATTGGTCAAGTATGGCACGGGATCGCAACCGATAAACTACAACGCCTAGTCTCAGGTAGTGGTTATGAAAGGATCGCGTTTGCGCAAGGAAACACAATTCAACAAGTTCGGGGAAACTTACAACCAGGTGAAGGCAAAGCTTATATTGCACAGTTAACAAAAGATCAACTTATGCAACTTAATCTTGAAGCCGATCCCCGCGTACTGATTTCGGCATACTCTCCTACTGGCAGTACAGTTTTACTCGAAGATTCCAGCGATCGCACTTGGTCTGGTAAATTACCAGAAACAGGATATTACGAGTTTGTTGTCGTTTCGACTGCATCAGCACCTCTTGATTATCTATTCCAAGTTATAGCTGATTAG
- a CDS encoding XisH family protein: MPNRDRYHEAVKNALIKDGWDITHDPLHLRWGKRDLYVDLGAEELLAAERAGRRIAVEIKTFGGLSEIADLQQAVGQYCTYLSVIRIEPDRTLYLAVQGEVFADIFDEPIGQILLEDYTLSLIVFDSKQEVILKWIR; encoded by the coding sequence ATGCCTAACAGAGATCGTTATCATGAGGCAGTTAAAAACGCTCTAATAAAAGATGGATGGGATATTACACATGACCCATTGCACTTGAGATGGGGAAAACGAGATCTATATGTTGATTTGGGTGCTGAAGAGTTATTGGCAGCAGAAAGGGCGGGTAGGCGGATCGCAGTTGAGATCAAGACATTTGGCGGGCTTTCGGAAATTGCAGATCTTCAGCAAGCAGTCGGTCAATATTGCACTTATCTTTCGGTAATTAGAATTGAACCCGACCGAACTTTATATCTTGCAGTTCAAGGCGAGGTGTTTGCTGATATTTTTGATGAGCCAATTGGTCAGATTTTGCTAGAGGACTATACGCTTTCATTAATTGTGTTTGACTCTAAGCAGGAGGTGATTTTGAAATGGATACGCTAG